In the genome of Chryseobacterium sp. 52, the window TTCAAAAGGAGTTAATCCTGTTGTAACTTTACCTTCAAAGTATTTAAATTATGACGAAGTATCTGTAGGAGGAAAAGAATTGGCATCAAGTCAAAAAACAACTACAGTTACCCTAAACAGTGATCAAATGGTAGTTACTTCTCCCAACAAAACATTCATTGGAGGAGTTTATAATTCTACTACACTGGACAACCTTTCGTACACACCGATTAGTTATCCTGTGAAGCCTATCACGGTTTCTTATTCATTCCCTACAGACTTTATTGTTGACACGATTGAAAAGCCTACGCTATCCAGCATGAGAAATTCAATATTCAAAGCTATGCAGAGTGCTAATTTCAGCGGTCAGCAGTCTCTGGCTTTTGACTATAACATCAAGCAGTTTTCTTATTACAGTGAACTTAAGATTGCTTTTGGGGCTAACGTAAATATCGGAAGTATTTTCAGCATCGATATCAGCGGAAGCAACAATAAGGTGAAAAAAACGACGGGGATCTTTGCTAAGTTTACTCAGAAGAATTTCACCATCGATATGGATCTTCCGGATAACGGCAATATTTTCAAAAATGAATCTGACCTGAATTTAGCGGCTTCTAAAAGTCCTGTTTACATCAACTCAATCACATACGGAAGACTGGGAATCATCTCTCTGGAATCTGATTATTCTTACAACGAAACAGCTTTTGCATTAAAAGCAGCACTAAATGCTAAAATGGTGAACGGATCGATCAGCATTGATGTTCAGAGTAAAAAAATCCTTGAAGAATCTGATCTGAAAGTGTATATCCTTGGAGGTATCGGTTCTGATGCAGTACAGGTGGTACAGGGCTACACGGGCTTTATCAACTTTATTGTGAACGGAGGCCAATTTACAGCTAACG includes:
- a CDS encoding thiol-activated cytolysin family protein, which codes for MKRIILPITLLVVASISSISCRQDINEDAQTVVEGAKASKGVNPVVTLPSKYLNYDEVSVGGKELASSQKTTTVTLNSDQMVVTSPNKTFIGGVYNSTTLDNLSYTPISYPVKPITVSYSFPTDFIVDTIEKPTLSSMRNSIFKAMQSANFSGQQSLAFDYNIKQFSYYSELKIAFGANVNIGSIFSIDISGSNNKVKKTTGIFAKFTQKNFTIDMDLPDNGNIFKNESDLNLAASKSPVYINSITYGRLGIISLESDYSYNETAFALKAALNAKMVNGSISIDVQSKKILEESDLKVYILGGIGSDAVQVVQGYTGFINFIVNGGQFTANAPGVPINFTAAHAGDNSVYYTTFTVEK